From Chryseobacterium tructae, one genomic window encodes:
- a CDS encoding MFS transporter: MISFTPLQTLQNVEFRNLLTGRFFIVLAFRMLATLLGWWVYQLTKDPFSIGLIGLSEVIPAVSCALYAGHVIDMNEKKRLLLICNYAYVFLIGLLLIPAFFNVQMHFTGHEITYYIYGVIFFTGIARAFIGPIVPSMIPKIVKKENLPNAVTLNQATFLISSVCGHAIGGILIGYIGVQWTLVAILSLIFIASLFFWQLNQQHSENKKETVDVVESMREGISYIFKTKEILGALCLDMFAVLFGGAVAMIPVFATDILNSGAEGFGLLNAASDIGSMCIITILSIVPLRKNQGKVLLAVVTGFGICIIGFGLSKLYWLSFMFLVLSGMLDGISVVIRGTIVQLKTPDHIRGRVLSVNSIFIMSSNEMGQFESGVMAKALGVVRSVVFGGCMTVLIALIVGSTNPKLRKMQY, translated from the coding sequence ATGATTTCCTTTACCCCGTTACAAACCTTACAAAATGTTGAGTTCAGAAATCTTCTCACTGGGAGATTTTTTATTGTTTTAGCCTTCAGAATGCTTGCTACCTTATTAGGATGGTGGGTATATCAATTAACCAAAGACCCTTTTTCAATTGGGCTTATTGGGCTTTCAGAGGTAATTCCGGCAGTGAGCTGCGCTTTATACGCTGGCCATGTTATAGATATGAATGAAAAAAAGAGATTATTACTCATCTGTAATTATGCTTATGTATTTCTGATCGGATTGCTTTTAATTCCTGCTTTTTTTAATGTTCAAATGCATTTTACAGGGCACGAGATTACTTATTACATTTATGGAGTTATATTTTTCACAGGTATTGCAAGAGCTTTTATAGGCCCTATCGTTCCTTCTATGATTCCTAAAATTGTAAAGAAAGAGAATCTCCCGAATGCCGTTACTCTTAATCAGGCAACATTCCTTATTTCTTCAGTATGCGGACACGCTATCGGAGGAATCCTTATTGGATATATAGGAGTACAATGGACATTGGTTGCTATTTTATCGTTAATATTTATTGCCTCTCTCTTTTTCTGGCAACTGAATCAACAACATTCAGAAAATAAGAAAGAAACAGTAGATGTTGTGGAAAGCATGCGTGAAGGAATCTCTTATATTTTTAAAACAAAAGAAATCCTGGGAGCTTTATGCCTTGATATGTTTGCTGTACTTTTTGGAGGTGCGGTAGCTATGATTCCTGTATTCGCTACGGACATCCTGAATTCCGGGGCAGAAGGGTTTGGTCTATTGAATGCAGCTTCAGATATTGGCTCAATGTGTATTATTACCATTCTATCTATTGTTCCTTTACGAAAAAATCAAGGAAAGGTATTACTTGCTGTAGTGACCGGATTTGGAATCTGCATCATCGGATTTGGATTATCGAAACTTTACTGGCTTTCTTTTATGTTCTTGGTGCTAAGCGGGATGCTTGATGGTATTTCAGTCGTGATCAGAGGAACTATTGTACAATTAAAAACTCCTGATCATATAAGAGGAAGAGTTTTAAGTGTTAATTCAATATTCATCATGTCCAGTAATGAAATGGGACAATTTGAAAGTGGAGTTATGGCCAAAGCATTAGGTGTAGTACGTTCGGTAGTATTCGGAGGATGCATGACCGTTCTGATCGCCTTAATTGTTGGAAGCACCAATCCAAAGCTAAGAAAAATGCAATATTAA
- a CDS encoding GH3 auxin-responsive promoter family protein: MLNFFKKNVALIWAKKHVQKAEEFKKNAEKNQEDLLISLVNTAQKTLFGREHDFENIRSVKDFQEKVPIADYEDLKPYIERVKKGQGNILWTDTPEYFAKTSGTTSGSKYIPISKEGMPYQIAGAQSALFHYISKKNNADFVNGKMIFLQGSPELEEVFGIKTGRLSGIVAHHIPNYLQKNRLPSWETNIMEDWEAKVDKIVEETESQNMTLISGIPPWLIMYFEKLTEKHGKKIKQLFPNLQLLVTGGVNYEPYRDKMEDLLGGKVDIIQTFPASEGFFAFQDDYTKEGLLLLTNHGIFYEFIPLEEYGKPNARRLPLKEIELNKDYALILTTNSGLWAYSIGDVVRFIDKKPYRVLVSGRTKHFTSAFGEHVIAFEVEEALKATLEKYPAQITEFHLAPQVNPTEGLPYHEWLIEFEKDPENLETFRNELDQQLRNKNTYYDDLISGNILQKLHITRLKKNAFHEYAKSQGKLGGQNKTPRLANDRNIADLLEIYKL; this comes from the coding sequence ATGTTAAACTTCTTCAAGAAAAATGTGGCACTTATCTGGGCAAAAAAACATGTCCAAAAGGCGGAGGAATTCAAAAAAAACGCAGAAAAAAACCAAGAGGATCTATTGATTTCTCTTGTCAACACAGCTCAGAAAACTCTTTTTGGGCGAGAACATGATTTTGAAAACATCCGCTCTGTAAAGGATTTTCAGGAAAAAGTTCCTATTGCCGACTACGAAGATTTAAAACCATACATTGAAAGGGTAAAAAAAGGGCAGGGAAATATTCTTTGGACAGATACCCCTGAATATTTTGCCAAAACTTCAGGGACGACTTCTGGTTCAAAATACATTCCTATATCTAAGGAAGGAATGCCTTATCAGATTGCCGGAGCACAAAGTGCCCTATTTCATTATATCAGCAAAAAGAATAATGCAGATTTCGTGAATGGAAAAATGATCTTCTTACAGGGAAGTCCGGAATTAGAAGAAGTTTTTGGAATTAAAACCGGAAGACTCTCCGGAATTGTTGCCCATCACATTCCTAATTATCTTCAAAAAAACAGACTACCAAGTTGGGAAACCAATATCATGGAAGATTGGGAAGCTAAAGTAGATAAGATTGTTGAAGAAACGGAAAGTCAGAATATGACTTTAATTTCGGGAATACCTCCTTGGCTGATCATGTATTTTGAGAAACTAACAGAGAAACATGGAAAAAAGATAAAACAACTCTTTCCTAATTTGCAACTCCTTGTAACGGGTGGTGTAAATTATGAACCTTACCGTGATAAAATGGAAGATCTATTAGGCGGAAAGGTAGACATCATTCAAACTTTTCCTGCATCTGAAGGATTCTTTGCTTTTCAGGATGATTATACAAAAGAAGGACTTTTGTTACTTACCAATCATGGTATTTTCTATGAGTTTATTCCATTAGAAGAGTATGGAAAACCCAATGCCAGAAGATTACCATTAAAAGAAATTGAGCTTAATAAGGACTATGCATTGATTCTTACCACCAATTCCGGGTTGTGGGCTTACTCCATCGGCGATGTTGTCAGGTTTATTGATAAAAAACCATATCGAGTTTTGGTAAGCGGAAGAACGAAACATTTCACTTCTGCATTTGGAGAACATGTAATTGCGTTCGAAGTAGAGGAAGCCTTGAAAGCAACTCTTGAAAAATATCCTGCCCAAATTACAGAATTCCATCTTGCTCCACAGGTAAACCCAACAGAAGGACTTCCTTATCATGAATGGCTGATTGAATTTGAAAAAGATCCTGAAAATTTGGAAACCTTCAGAAATGAGCTGGATCAGCAGCTTAGAAATAAGAATACATATTATGATGATCTGATTTCCGGAAATATTTTACAAAAGCTTCATATCACTAGACTTAAGAAGAATGCGTTCCATGAATATGCAAAATCTCAGGGAAAACTAGGTGGTCAAAATAAGACCCCAAGATTGGCTAACGACAGAAATATCGCAGATTTATTAGAAATTTACAAACTTTAA
- the dnaB gene encoding replicative DNA helicase, with the protein MAQKETLSSLTHGNFAKELSIADGKMPPNAVDFERLVIGTFLIDKKGLDHSIDLLTPEVFYDPRHQVIFSTILKLYEGNHPVDLMTIIQNLKKDDKLSQAGGDHYIIDLTMGVSSSAHIEYHVRVILEKYILRSLINVSANVIDSSYKESTDVFELLDKAEQSFFEITNGTIKKGFDTANSLVKQAIDTIKSLKDKEGLSGVPSGFRDVDKETGGWQNSDLIIIAARPAMGKTAFLLSMARNIAVGHKIPMALFSLEMASVQLITRMIASETRISSEKLRKGTLDDEEWQRLFSNVSELENAPLYIDETPSLSIFDFRAKCRRLVMQHGVRLIMVDYLQLMTAGSGGKGVGNREQEISMISRSLKAIAKELNVPVIALSQLSRSVETRPGKRPQLSDLRESGAIEQDADIVSFIFRPEYYKITVWDNDEEGQETSTENQAELIIAKHRNGATADVRLSFLKHFAKFGDIEAALDGGMGGGYPSNFGEPSGFDKIKTTIQPGAAFDLPDSSKLSGSSMNDFDDDDDFPF; encoded by the coding sequence ATGGCGCAGAAAGAAACATTATCATCCCTTACCCACGGAAACTTTGCAAAAGAGCTCTCTATTGCGGATGGAAAAATGCCTCCTAATGCAGTGGATTTCGAAAGACTTGTTATCGGAACTTTTTTGATTGACAAAAAAGGTCTTGACCATTCCATTGACCTTCTTACCCCGGAAGTATTTTATGATCCCAGGCATCAGGTTATTTTTTCTACTATATTAAAGCTTTACGAAGGTAACCACCCCGTAGATTTAATGACCATTATTCAGAATCTAAAAAAAGATGACAAGCTAAGCCAGGCAGGTGGTGATCATTATATCATTGATCTGACCATGGGAGTAAGCTCATCTGCCCATATTGAATATCATGTTCGTGTTATTCTTGAAAAATACATTTTAAGAAGTCTTATTAATGTTTCTGCCAATGTGATTGATTCTTCCTACAAAGAGTCAACCGACGTATTTGAACTTTTGGATAAAGCAGAACAATCTTTCTTTGAGATCACCAACGGAACTATAAAAAAAGGATTTGATACCGCTAATTCATTAGTAAAACAAGCTATTGACACCATCAAATCTCTAAAGGATAAAGAAGGACTTTCAGGAGTTCCTTCGGGATTTAGAGATGTGGATAAAGAAACCGGAGGCTGGCAGAATTCTGACCTTATCATTATTGCTGCACGTCCGGCGATGGGAAAAACAGCATTCCTTCTTTCCATGGCAAGAAATATTGCTGTAGGTCACAAAATCCCAATGGCTCTATTCTCCCTCGAGATGGCATCTGTACAGCTTATCACCAGAATGATTGCTTCCGAAACAAGAATCTCTTCTGAAAAACTCAGAAAAGGAACCCTTGATGATGAAGAATGGCAAAGACTTTTCTCCAATGTATCAGAACTGGAAAACGCTCCTTTATATATTGATGAAACACCATCACTTTCCATCTTCGACTTCCGTGCAAAATGCCGAAGACTGGTTATGCAGCACGGTGTCAGACTGATCATGGTCGACTACCTTCAGCTGATGACCGCAGGTAGTGGCGGAAAAGGAGTTGGAAACCGTGAACAGGAAATCTCGATGATCTCACGTTCCTTAAAAGCTATTGCAAAAGAATTGAATGTACCGGTAATTGCACTTTCTCAGCTTTCGCGAAGTGTGGAAACGCGTCCCGGAAAGAGACCTCAGCTTTCGGATCTAAGGGAATCCGGAGCGATTGAGCAGGATGCGGATATCGTTTCTTTTATTTTCAGACCCGAGTACTACAAAATTACGGTATGGGACAATGATGAAGAAGGACAAGAAACCTCTACAGAAAATCAAGCTGAATTGATTATTGCAAAACACAGAAATGGTGCGACGGCTGATGTCAGATTATCATTCTTAAAGCATTTTGCAAAATTTGGTGATATTGAAGCAGCTCTTGATGGCGGCATGGGAGGCGGCTACCCTTCTAACTTTGGTGAGCCAAGTGGTTTTGACAAAATCAAAACTACAATCCAACCAGGAGCAGCATTTGACCTTCCCGACAGCTCAAAGCTTTCAGGATCATCGATGAATGATTTTGATGATGATGATGATTTCCCTTTTTAA
- the mfd gene encoding transcription-repair coupling factor produces MQLKSINEKFLPNLMQKEFGKEIFTQLENSQHIAVKGSAGSSVSVFVAELFLVQKRNILYLVDDKEDALYANTEMEDLLGKDKVLYFPATHLEPYQVEKTQNANLVLRTEVLNKINSGRSPKVIVAYSGALSEKVLKKEDFKAISHHIKVGDQLDFDFVDELLTHYHFQQTDFVSEPGEFSVRGGIVDVFSYSYEKPYRITFFGNEVESIKTFDIETQLSVDKVKDFQLVSNMNFSVTGTRVSLLQLLPKESYVISKNGMVGMQKIKSFYEKSLEKYDTLSKDISHRAPQELFISDQEFLFDYKKFKTVDFGNIVLEGVKEIAEIKMEQLPQPSFHKNFELLIEDIEEKQKDGFDTWISFSTEKQKERLESIFEELEHELPFKSFKSELHEGFVDNGHKLLVYTDHQIFDRYQRYKAKNTFAKSEQLTLKDLMSLKIGDYIAHIDHGIGKFMGLVKVNNDGKIQECFKLTYKNGDLLYVSIHSLHKISKYNGPDGREIVLSKLGSPTWKSLKQKTKAKVKQIVFDLIQLYAQRKTAKGFAYTPDSYLQNELEASFIYEDTPDQEKATVDVKKDMEADTVMDRLVCGDVGFGKTEVAIRAAFKAATDGKQVAVLVPTTILAFQHYRSFKERLKDFPVNVSYVNRFRTAKQKSETLDNLKNGKVDIIIGTHQLASSSVKFKDLGLLIIDEEHKFGVSVKDKLKTLKNNVDTLTLTATPIPRTLQFSLMAARDLSVIKTPPPNRQPVDTQLVGFNEEIIRDAISYEIQRDGQVYFINNRIENLKDIAGLIQRLVPDARVITGHGQMEGKQLEKNVLDFMEGKYDVLVSTTIVESGVDVPNANTIFINDAQRFGMADLHQMRGRVGRSNRKAFCYLITPPYDMMTSDARKRLEAIEQFSDLGSGFQIAMKDLEIRGAGDLLGAEQSGFINEMGFETYQKLMQEALEELKDDVDFENLFDNEEDRQKLFKSVKDVNIDTDLELMLPDFYISNTEERLLLYQKIAEINNEKDLHQFELELIDRFGALPKEAVNLLKSVSLKWLAADIGFDKIVMKNGVFLGYFPSNPQDKFYQTDRFRHIINYLTRNPAEAQLKEKSGKEGNQLMMRKERVKNVDEVNILLKAIIEHN; encoded by the coding sequence ATGCAGTTAAAATCCATCAATGAAAAGTTTCTTCCGAATCTGATGCAAAAAGAATTCGGGAAAGAAATTTTTACTCAGTTAGAAAATAGTCAGCATATTGCCGTGAAAGGAAGCGCGGGATCTTCCGTTTCTGTTTTTGTCGCTGAACTTTTTTTGGTTCAGAAAAGAAATATTCTTTATCTGGTAGATGATAAAGAGGATGCATTGTATGCCAATACCGAAATGGAAGATCTGCTTGGAAAAGATAAAGTATTGTATTTTCCGGCGACTCACCTTGAGCCTTATCAGGTAGAGAAAACACAAAATGCGAATCTTGTACTAAGGACAGAAGTTCTGAATAAGATCAATTCAGGGAGATCTCCAAAGGTTATTGTTGCTTATTCAGGAGCTTTATCCGAAAAAGTATTGAAGAAAGAAGATTTCAAAGCGATTTCTCATCATATAAAAGTAGGAGATCAGTTAGATTTTGATTTTGTAGACGAATTGCTTACTCATTACCATTTCCAACAGACCGATTTCGTCTCAGAACCTGGCGAGTTTTCTGTAAGAGGAGGGATTGTAGATGTCTTTTCTTATTCCTATGAAAAACCTTACAGGATTACCTTTTTTGGAAATGAGGTAGAAAGCATTAAGACATTTGATATAGAAACCCAGCTTTCAGTAGACAAAGTGAAAGATTTTCAATTGGTGTCCAATATGAATTTTTCGGTAACGGGAACCAGAGTTTCATTACTGCAATTATTGCCTAAAGAAAGTTATGTGATTTCTAAAAATGGGATGGTGGGAATGCAGAAGATTAAATCATTCTATGAAAAATCCCTTGAAAAATATGACACGCTAAGTAAAGATATTTCACATAGAGCTCCACAGGAACTTTTTATTTCCGATCAGGAATTTTTATTTGATTATAAAAAATTTAAAACGGTTGATTTCGGAAATATAGTCCTGGAAGGAGTGAAAGAAATTGCTGAAATTAAAATGGAACAGCTTCCACAACCTTCTTTCCATAAAAACTTCGAACTCTTGATCGAAGATATTGAGGAAAAACAGAAAGACGGATTCGATACGTGGATTTCCTTTTCAACGGAAAAACAAAAAGAAAGACTGGAGTCTATTTTTGAAGAGCTTGAACATGAGCTTCCTTTTAAAAGTTTTAAATCTGAACTGCATGAAGGATTTGTAGATAATGGACACAAACTGTTAGTATATACTGATCATCAGATTTTTGATCGTTATCAGAGATATAAAGCTAAAAATACCTTTGCAAAATCAGAACAGCTTACTTTGAAAGATCTGATGTCCTTGAAAATTGGGGATTATATTGCTCATATCGATCATGGAATCGGGAAGTTTATGGGATTGGTGAAGGTAAATAATGATGGGAAAATTCAGGAATGTTTTAAACTGACCTATAAAAACGGTGATTTATTATATGTAAGTATTCATTCGTTACATAAAATATCAAAATATAATGGGCCGGATGGAAGAGAAATTGTTTTGAGTAAGCTAGGTTCTCCAACATGGAAATCTCTAAAACAGAAAACCAAAGCTAAGGTAAAACAGATTGTATTTGACCTTATTCAATTATACGCTCAAAGAAAAACGGCAAAAGGATTTGCTTATACCCCAGATTCTTATCTGCAGAATGAGCTGGAGGCAAGCTTTATTTATGAAGACACTCCGGATCAGGAAAAAGCTACTGTAGATGTGAAAAAAGATATGGAAGCGGATACCGTAATGGATCGTCTGGTTTGTGGAGATGTAGGTTTCGGGAAAACGGAAGTAGCAATCCGTGCTGCATTTAAAGCTGCAACAGATGGGAAGCAGGTAGCCGTGCTTGTTCCTACTACTATTTTGGCATTTCAACACTATAGAAGTTTTAAGGAAAGGCTTAAAGATTTTCCAGTCAATGTTTCTTATGTCAATAGATTCAGGACAGCTAAGCAAAAGTCTGAAACTCTGGACAACCTTAAGAATGGTAAAGTAGATATCATTATTGGAACCCATCAGTTGGCGAGCAGTTCCGTTAAATTTAAAGATCTTGGATTATTAATTATTGATGAAGAACATAAGTTTGGTGTTTCTGTGAAGGATAAGCTAAAGACGCTGAAAAATAATGTGGATACTCTTACACTGACCGCAACCCCAATTCCGAGAACATTGCAGTTCTCATTGATGGCAGCAAGGGATTTATCAGTAATTAAAACCCCACCACCCAACAGACAGCCGGTAGATACACAGTTGGTAGGATTCAACGAAGAAATAATTCGTGATGCTATTTCCTATGAAATTCAGAGAGACGGACAAGTGTATTTTATCAATAACAGAATTGAAAACCTTAAAGATATTGCCGGGCTTATTCAGCGTCTGGTTCCAGATGCCAGAGTCATCACAGGGCATGGTCAGATGGAAGGGAAGCAATTGGAAAAGAACGTTCTGGATTTCATGGAAGGGAAGTATGATGTACTTGTTTCTACCACTATTGTAGAAAGTGGAGTAGATGTTCCGAATGCAAATACCATTTTTATTAATGATGCTCAACGATTTGGAATGGCAGACCTTCACCAGATGAGAGGAAGGGTAGGGCGAAGTAACAGAAAAGCTTTCTGTTATTTAATCACTCCTCCTTATGATATGATGACTTCTGATGCCAGAAAGAGATTGGAAGCCATTGAACAATTCTCTGATTTAGGGAGTGGTTTTCAGATTGCAATGAAGGATCTTGAGATTCGGGGTGCTGGAGATTTGTTGGGAGCAGAACAAAGTGGTTTTATCAATGAGATGGGATTTGAAACCTATCAGAAACTGATGCAGGAAGCGCTTGAAGAATTGAAAGATGATGTTGATTTCGAAAATCTATTTGATAATGAAGAAGATAGGCAAAAGCTTTTCAAATCTGTAAAAGATGTCAACATTGATACAGATCTTGAATTAATGCTTCCCGATTTCTATATTTCCAATACGGAAGAAAGATTGTTGCTGTATCAAAAAATAGCTGAGATCAATAATGAAAAAGATCTTCATCAGTTTGAACTTGAATTGATAGATAGATTCGGTGCATTGCCGAAAGAAGCAGTCAATTTATTGAAAAGTGTTTCTTTAAAATGGCTAGCTGCAGATATTGGTTTTGATAAAATTGTGATGAAAAATGGGGTCTTTTTAGGCTACTTCCCAAGTAATCCTCAGGATAAATTCTATCAGACTGACAGATTCAGACATATTATTAATTATTTGACAAGAAATCCTGCCGAAGCACAGCTTAAGGAGAAATCCGGTAAGGAAGGAAATCAATTGATGATGAGAAAAGAAAGAGTGAAAAACGTAGATGAGGTAAATATTCTATTAAAAGCTATCATTGAGCATAATTAA
- a CDS encoding T9SS type B sorting domain-containing protein, which translates to MYNPQGCFKVAKVTLKVLPPVKSTVLQDKIICMEDKTTLDAGPGFKKYEWSTGATTQSINNAGVGTYWVKLTTGECVTTQTVKVYPTEQPVIASIDVATTTITVNVIGGTPDYKYSIDNVVWQDSNVFSNVPRGSYKIYVRDAYNCDPIEVSVLVPNIVNVITPNGDGVNDIMDYSAIAGKQNLTLSIFDRYGVKIHQADKSNGYKWDGTIAGKKIPTGTYWYTLTWNENDKKNTPFKFSGWVILKNRE; encoded by the coding sequence GTGTATAACCCGCAAGGATGTTTCAAAGTTGCTAAAGTAACTCTTAAAGTACTTCCTCCGGTAAAATCAACAGTACTTCAGGATAAAATCATCTGTATGGAAGACAAAACCACACTGGATGCAGGCCCTGGATTCAAAAAGTACGAATGGAGCACAGGAGCAACTACACAAAGTATTAACAATGCAGGAGTAGGAACATACTGGGTAAAATTAACAACCGGAGAATGCGTTACAACGCAAACCGTAAAAGTATACCCTACTGAACAACCTGTTATAGCAAGCATCGACGTAGCAACGACTACAATAACAGTAAATGTAATAGGCGGAACTCCTGATTACAAATACTCTATAGATAATGTTGTATGGCAAGACTCCAATGTATTTAGCAATGTTCCTAGAGGCAGTTACAAAATCTATGTAAGAGATGCCTATAACTGTGATCCTATTGAAGTTTCAGTATTGGTACCTAACATCGTAAATGTTATTACACCAAATGGAGATGGCGTTAATGACATTATGGATTATTCAGCGATTGCAGGGAAACAAAATCTAACATTGAGTATTTTTGACAGATATGGTGTAAAAATTCACCAGGCCGATAAGTCCAACGGATACAAATGGGACGGAACCATTGCCGGCAAGAAAATACCTACTGGTACTTACTGGTACACTCTAACCTGGAATGAGAACGATAAAAAGAACACGCCTTTCAAATTCTCAGGATGGGTCATCTTGAAAAACAGAGAATAA
- a CDS encoding tetratricopeptide repeat protein, translating into MNKILLILSFFVTGLWVSAQTFTDKALQQSATQLNTVNTEGDYDKLFKKFTENNTSEQWKAFYYAAVSMYLKAELLSKKSAASDIYPIGTAEKFALGVSLSQPENPENNILLGLITLRSIQMNVYNNPAKAIQSVSEYIAKAENSDPNNPRLAILKAKSAERSGNMAEAEVQYQKAATGFTTSGSLPGWGKQLIPSNK; encoded by the coding sequence ATGAATAAAATTTTACTTATTTTAAGCTTTTTCGTGACGGGCTTATGGGTAAGCGCCCAAACTTTCACAGACAAAGCGTTACAACAAAGTGCTACACAGCTCAACACCGTTAATACTGAAGGTGATTACGACAAACTGTTTAAGAAATTCACAGAGAACAACACCTCTGAACAATGGAAAGCTTTTTACTACGCTGCTGTTTCTATGTATCTTAAAGCGGAATTATTATCAAAAAAATCTGCTGCTTCTGACATCTACCCTATTGGCACAGCTGAAAAATTTGCTCTTGGAGTATCACTTTCCCAGCCGGAAAACCCAGAAAACAATATCCTTTTGGGTCTCATCACATTGCGAAGCATACAAATGAATGTCTACAATAATCCAGCAAAAGCAATACAATCTGTTTCAGAATATATTGCAAAAGCGGAAAATTCTGACCCAAATAATCCAAGACTAGCAATCCTAAAAGCAAAATCAGCAGAAAGATCCGGCAATATGGCTGAAGCTGAAGTTCAATATCAAAAAGCAGCAACAGGATTCACAACCTCGGGTTCTTTACCGGGATGGGGTAAACAACTTATCCCAAGCAACAAATAA
- the rnhA gene encoding ribonuclease HI, protein MRIEIYTDGACSGNPGKGGYGILMRVPEKNYQKTFSKGFRKTTNNRMELLAVISALEKLKSTDNDIHVYTDSKYVADAVNQSWITGWIKRGWKNVKNPDLWKKFIELYNKHTPTMHWVKGHAGHFENELCDKLAVAAASSPDLEIDTYFEGLENNSLF, encoded by the coding sequence TTGAGAATCGAAATTTACACAGATGGTGCTTGCAGTGGAAACCCCGGAAAAGGCGGATATGGAATTCTCATGCGTGTTCCCGAAAAAAATTATCAGAAAACTTTTTCTAAAGGATTTCGAAAGACCACCAACAACAGAATGGAGCTTTTGGCAGTAATTTCTGCTTTGGAAAAATTGAAATCTACAGACAATGATATTCATGTTTACACGGACAGTAAATATGTAGCAGATGCCGTCAATCAGAGTTGGATCACCGGATGGATTAAAAGAGGCTGGAAAAATGTAAAAAACCCTGATCTCTGGAAAAAATTCATTGAACTATACAACAAACATACCCCCACTATGCATTGGGTGAAAGGCCATGCCGGGCATTTTGAAAATGAACTTTGTGATAAATTAGCAGTAGCAGCTGCCAGTTCTCCGGATCTTGAGATTGACACTTATTTTGAAGGATTAGAAAACAATTCACTCTTTTAA